Proteins from a single region of Macrotis lagotis isolate mMagLag1 chromosome 2, bilby.v1.9.chrom.fasta, whole genome shotgun sequence:
- the TOB2 gene encoding protein Tob2 encodes MHLEIKVALNFIISYLYNKLPRRRADLFGEELERLLKKRYEGHWYPDKPLKGSGFRCVHIGEMVDPVVELAAKRSGLAVEEVRANVPEELSVWIDPFEVSYQIGEKGTVKVLYLDDSEGCGATTELDKEIKSSFNPEAQVFVPIGSQDNSLSNSPSPSLGQSPSPTFIPRSAQPITFTTATFAATKFGSTKMKKGGGSAGGAGGGGGGQQPPPQQPRLTRSPTNTLLRQKGLSLSMHSLNFIGAGPAPQSQLSPNAKEFVYNGGSPSLFFDGADGPPSNSLAPAPFGSPGSGSSGGGGGSGGGGFDVAQVFGGGANGLFLEKSPFVEGLSYNLNTMQYPSQSFQPVVLAN; translated from the coding sequence ATGCATCTGGAGATCAAGGTTGCCCTCAACTTCATCATCTCTTACCTGTACAACAAGCTACCCCGGCGCCGGGCTGACCTCTTTGGTGAAGAGCTGGAGCGTCTCCTGAAGAAGAGGTATGAAGGCCACTGGTACCCGGACAAGCCCCTCAAGGGCTCGGGCTTCCGCTGCGTCCACATCGGGGAGATGGTGGATCCCGTAGTGGAGCTGGCGGCCAAGAGGAGCGGCCTGGCCGTGGAGGAAGTGCGTGCCAACGTGCCCGAGGAGCTGAGTGTCTGGATTGACCCCTTTGAGGTCTCCTACCAGATCGGAGAGAAGGGGACTGTCAAGGTGCTCTACCTGGATGACAGTGAGGGTTGCGGGGCCACCACTGAGCTGGACAAGGAGATCAAGAGCAGCTTCAACCCGGAGGCCCAGGTGTTTGTCCCCATCGGCAGCCAAGACAACTCCCTGTCCAACTCGCCCTCACCATCCTTGGGCCAGTCACCCAGCCCAACGTTTATCCCCCGCTCAGCCCAGCCCATCACCTTCACCACCGCCACCTTTGCCGCCACCAAGTTTGGTTCTACAAAGATGAAGAAGGGTGGCGGTAGTGCAGGTGGGGCTGGGGGTGGCGGAGGAGGCCAGCAACCTCCCCCCCAGCAGCCTCGCCTGACCAGGTCTCCTACCAATACCTTGCTGAGGCAGAAGGGCCTCTCCTTATCTATGCATTCTCTGAACTTCATCGGGGCGGGGCCAGCCCCCCAGTCCCAGCTCTCCCCCAATGCCAAGGAATTTGTGTACAATGGCGGCTCCCCCAGCCTCTTCTTTGACGGGGCCGATGGGCCCCCCAGCAACAGCCTGGCCCCTGCCCCCTTTGGCAGCCCCGGTAGTGGTAGCTCTGGTGGCGGTGGTGGCAGTGGTGGCGGTGGCTTCGATGTGGCCCAGGTGTTTGGAGGTGGTGCCAATGGCCTCTTCCTGGAGAAGTCACCCTTTGTAGAGGGGCTCAGCTACAACCTGAACACCATGCAATACCCCAGCCAGTCGTTCCAGCCTGTGGTCCTGGCCAACTGA